Proteins encoded in a region of the Candidatus Moanabacter tarae genome:
- the kinE gene encoding Sporulation kinase E, with protein MQLGKPNSLDRILDRIGDMDEANLSILVQRLARERRLLETILDTIREGVLIIDGEGIIEHGNEAASRMIGFDRKDQGQNPLWKLIPELARTLELSIDGEYSEISVVSREVQLTYPEDRYLRIYLIPFSDEDIDIHEGKRYAVVLSDITEEKITVREMIEDEKTSSILMLAAGVAHELGNPLNSLTIHLQLIKRQLEKKDAEFDLKTTDSSLSVCTREVGRLDGIIRNFLGAVRPTQPNFQDVDLISVMGDVLETIGQELKDQGVSVDIDIDRKPPLVVADPNQIEQVYFNLLRNASEAMEGGGTIRVRSRSDDEFVYLQIGDSGSGIEGQNLSKVFEPYYTTKKGGHGLGMMIVHRIMSEHGGLVGIDSRMGTGTVVTLQLPRRHRRIRRLKS; from the coding sequence ATGCAGCTAGGCAAGCCTAATTCATTAGATCGGATCCTCGACCGGATCGGGGATATGGATGAGGCGAATCTCTCTATTTTAGTGCAAAGGCTAGCGCGCGAACGGAGATTACTCGAGACCATCCTAGACACAATTCGCGAGGGCGTTCTGATCATTGACGGAGAGGGAATCATAGAGCATGGAAACGAGGCTGCCAGCCGAATGATTGGTTTTGATCGTAAGGATCAAGGACAAAATCCCCTATGGAAATTAATACCTGAATTAGCACGAACTCTTGAGTTGAGTATCGATGGGGAGTACTCTGAAATATCTGTTGTCTCGCGGGAGGTTCAGCTCACCTATCCTGAAGACCGATATCTGCGCATTTACCTGATTCCCTTTAGTGATGAGGATATTGATATTCATGAAGGGAAAAGGTACGCTGTCGTCCTTTCTGACATAACAGAAGAGAAGATAACGGTTCGTGAGATGATCGAGGATGAAAAAACATCCTCAATTCTCATGTTGGCTGCGGGAGTTGCTCACGAATTAGGCAATCCGTTGAATTCACTAACCATACATTTGCAACTGATCAAGCGGCAGCTTGAAAAGAAGGATGCCGAATTTGATCTAAAAACGACAGATTCCAGTCTTTCAGTCTGTACCCGAGAAGTTGGTCGTCTGGACGGCATAATTCGAAATTTTCTAGGTGCTGTTCGGCCAACTCAGCCTAATTTTCAGGATGTTGATCTTATTTCTGTAATGGGAGATGTTCTTGAGACGATTGGTCAGGAATTGAAGGATCAAGGTGTAAGCGTCGATATTGATATCGACCGGAAACCACCTCTGGTGGTGGCAGATCCCAATCAGATTGAGCAGGTTTATTTCAACCTTTTACGGAATGCGTCGGAAGCAATGGAAGGAGGGGGAACTATCAGAGTGCGTTCTCGCTCTGATGATGAATTTGTTTATCTCCAGATTGGTGATTCAGGATCTGGCATTGAAGGACAAAATCTGAGCAAAGTTTTTGAACCTTATTATACAACTAAAAAAGGGGGCCATGGACTTGGGATGATGATTGTTCACAGAATCATGTCAGAGCATGGTGGGCTTGTCGGAATTGACAGTCGAATGGGAACGGGAACCGTCGTTACACTTCAATTGCCCCGAAGACATCGACGTATCCGTCGTCTCAAAAGTTAA
- the atoC gene encoding Regulatory protein AtoC has product MPATILIVDDEKHTREGLKQVLGDNYEVYLAESAVEAFNLFDSENFDVVLTDLKMAGQSGLNVIDRAIELSYRPIVIMMTAYGTVESAVEAMRRGACDFLTKPVNLEQLEIVIKRALKSRNLEVENQNLHERLDSKFNYEGIIGNSLALSEVMEKMKLVARSKATVLLHGETGTGKELFAQAIHQNSDQARNSFIAVHCASLPSNLLESELFGHEKGAFTGADERRIGRFEAADGGTLFIDEIGEVDASTQVKLLRFLELRTFERLGSIKPIKVDVRLVVATNQKLEELVRSGRFREDLYYRLNVIPIELPPLRDRKEDIPILLMHYLQHFAKENQTERVEIEPSAMKIIQEFPWPGNVRELRNMAEHIVVLKGGGRISEYDLPPHLLMESMTGRIEDTSHESLLVEENEKRLVQNSLVKAKGNRTRAAELMGISRRTLHRKLKQWPDLNPEA; this is encoded by the coding sequence ATGCCTGCCACTATTCTCATAGTTGATGATGAAAAACACACCCGTGAGGGTCTGAAACAGGTTCTGGGGGACAATTACGAAGTTTATTTGGCGGAAAGTGCGGTTGAGGCGTTTAATCTTTTTGATTCCGAGAATTTCGATGTGGTTCTGACAGACTTAAAAATGGCAGGTCAGAGTGGACTCAATGTAATCGACCGAGCTATCGAACTTTCCTATCGGCCGATAGTGATTATGATGACGGCTTATGGAACAGTTGAATCGGCAGTTGAAGCGATGCGTAGGGGTGCCTGTGATTTCTTAACTAAACCGGTTAATTTAGAGCAGCTTGAAATCGTTATTAAGCGTGCTCTTAAATCGCGAAACCTAGAAGTTGAAAACCAAAATTTGCACGAACGCTTAGACAGCAAGTTTAATTACGAGGGGATTATTGGAAACTCGCTCGCTCTCTCAGAGGTGATGGAAAAAATGAAACTGGTAGCCCGTTCAAAAGCTACGGTTCTATTGCACGGGGAAACAGGAACAGGGAAGGAACTTTTTGCTCAAGCGATTCATCAAAACAGCGATCAAGCCCGTAATTCCTTTATTGCGGTTCATTGTGCTTCACTTCCTTCGAATTTGTTGGAAAGTGAATTATTTGGACACGAAAAGGGTGCCTTTACTGGTGCCGACGAACGGCGGATTGGTCGATTCGAAGCAGCTGATGGGGGTACTCTTTTCATTGACGAAATCGGAGAAGTTGATGCGTCGACACAAGTGAAGCTACTCCGTTTTCTTGAATTAAGAACATTTGAAAGATTAGGGAGCATTAAACCCATCAAAGTGGACGTAAGGTTAGTTGTTGCAACTAATCAGAAGTTAGAGGAATTGGTTAGGAGTGGTCGGTTCAGAGAGGATCTTTATTACCGACTCAACGTAATTCCGATTGAGCTGCCTCCTTTGCGGGACCGGAAGGAAGACATTCCTATATTGCTTATGCATTACCTGCAACATTTTGCTAAAGAGAATCAGACTGAAAGGGTAGAGATAGAACCCTCAGCGATGAAGATTATTCAAGAATTTCCCTGGCCCGGGAATGTCCGTGAATTGCGAAACATGGCTGAGCATATTGTAGTATTGAAAGGAGGTGGACGCATCAGTGAATATGATCTCCCTCCGCATTTGCTAATGGAGTCTATGACAGGTAGGATTGAGGACACTTCTCATGAGTCTCTTTTAGTTGAAGAAAACGAAAAGAGACTAGTTCAAAACTCCTTGGTCAAAGCAAAGGGAAATCGAACTAGAGCGGCAGAATTAATGGGTATTAGTCGAAGAACCTTGCACCGTAAGCTCAAACAGTGGCCAGATTTAAATCCGGAAGCCTGA
- the glmU gene encoding Bifunctional protein GlmU codes for MKASQLFRLPKSLPFSEFFDSEEAPWEWVSKIERALLEWFGLDRPINRESRIDGVFGSDLVFIHESVKLPSHYEIAGPCYIGEGTEVRPGAYIRGNVIVGRECVLGNSCEYKNCLLMDRVETAHFNYIGDSVLGSNAHLGAGAVLSNLRLNKDEIRVTISGRRVSTGRRKLGALLGEGSQVGCNAVLQPGTILGKGSMVLPAVAFGGSLPENAIAMIGGQIQKAALEGEEQV; via the coding sequence GTGAAGGCCAGTCAGCTTTTCCGACTCCCTAAATCGCTTCCTTTCAGTGAATTTTTTGATTCCGAGGAAGCACCATGGGAATGGGTTTCAAAGATTGAGAGAGCTCTTCTTGAATGGTTTGGATTAGATAGACCAATAAATAGGGAGAGTCGAATAGATGGAGTGTTTGGATCGGATTTGGTCTTCATACATGAGTCAGTGAAATTGCCTTCCCACTATGAGATCGCTGGCCCCTGCTACATTGGAGAGGGCACTGAGGTTCGACCAGGTGCATATATTCGAGGTAATGTAATTGTGGGTCGGGAATGTGTTCTTGGGAATTCTTGCGAATACAAAAATTGTCTGTTGATGGACCGAGTAGAGACAGCTCATTTTAATTATATTGGCGATTCGGTCCTGGGCTCAAATGCACATCTTGGTGCTGGTGCAGTCCTTTCTAACCTTCGCTTAAACAAAGATGAGATTCGTGTTACTATATCGGGTAGGCGAGTATCGACTGGGCGAAGAAAGCTAGGTGCACTTCTAGGAGAAGGATCTCAAGTAGGATGCAATGCGGTTCTCCAGCCTGGGACAATTCTTGGGAAAGGATCAATGGTACTCCCTGCCGTGGCATTCGGTGGGAGTTTACCTGAGAATGCTATTGCGATGATTGGGGGACAGATCCAGAAGGCAGCTTTGGAAGGGGAAGAACAAGTTTAG
- the hisN gene encoding Histidinol-phosphatase, producing MLEDDLLAFVRLLAEKSGKVITDLFGNPELRVDWKSDDSPVTQADRKAEEIMRNLIAKEFPDHGVLGEEFGIVNENAPYIWVLDPIDGTRAYAAGCPLFGTLISLLHKGQPLLGAIHNPVTRQLVLGNGEETTLNGRTIRMRDTSRLQDSTLLVSHLETPGKHQGSKNWTRLTRSVQDLYTWGDCYGYLLLAQGGADIMADPIMNNWDLLPLIPIIRGAGGRITDWQGKDPLIGSSIIAANPNLHIEVISILNS from the coding sequence ATGCTTGAAGACGACCTTCTGGCCTTCGTACGCCTCCTCGCAGAAAAGAGCGGTAAGGTAATCACTGACTTATTTGGAAATCCAGAGCTTAGAGTCGATTGGAAATCTGATGATTCCCCAGTTACTCAGGCAGATCGTAAAGCAGAAGAAATCATGCGTAATTTAATTGCAAAGGAATTCCCCGATCACGGAGTACTTGGAGAAGAATTCGGAATCGTTAACGAAAATGCTCCTTATATTTGGGTTCTTGATCCGATAGATGGCACTCGCGCATACGCTGCTGGTTGCCCCTTATTCGGCACTCTTATTTCCTTGCTTCATAAGGGTCAACCTCTTCTCGGTGCTATCCACAATCCAGTCACAAGGCAACTCGTTCTTGGAAACGGAGAAGAAACGACCTTAAACGGGAGAACAATCAGAATGCGGGACACTTCTCGTCTGCAAGATTCTACTCTTCTCGTTTCGCATCTAGAAACTCCAGGAAAGCATCAAGGTTCAAAGAATTGGACCCGACTCACGAGAAGCGTCCAAGATCTATACACTTGGGGAGATTGCTATGGATACCTTCTCTTGGCCCAGGGAGGAGCAGACATAATGGCTGATCCTATAATGAATAATTGGGACCTTTTGCCCTTGATTCCAATCATTCGAGGCGCAGGCGGTCGCATCACCGACTGGCAAGGGAAAGATCCGCTAATCGGATCTTCAATTATAGCCGCGAACCCGAATCTACATATCGAGGTGATCTCGATTCTTAATTCTTAA
- the gyrA_1 gene encoding DNA gyrase subunit A, producing MYTENEILETSSISDVMRHAYIDYSMSVIVSRALPDARDGLKPVQRRILYAMLREGLLHNRPFDKCAAVVGEVMKNYHPHGDSAIYDTLVRLGQNWVMRYPLIEPQGNFGSIDGDPPAAFRYTESRLYSLAEEMLVDIDEDTTDFLPNYKESTTEPGVLPAALPNLLMNGSTGIAVGMTTNIPPHNLGEIIDAVCAIMDNPSIGIDGILEIMPGPDFPTGGAIMGTEGIESYMKTGRGIIRVKGSAHTEEIKGNRQQIVITEIPYNVNRSTLVSKIAELVQDKTFQSVSDLRDESDINTRIVIELKTGEIPRVTINNLFKHTQLENTFGVILLALDQRRPKEMNIKEMLECYIEHRREVILRRSKFRKRKAEDRAHLLEGYKVALSNLDDFVQIIRQSSNRDEAKTALRAKYPLSERQANGVLDLRLYQLTGLERDKIENEYLSLIKTIAELNTILESEQKLVEVVKGELYEMKEQHNNPRRTNLLPSEGQFRMEDLIANEGCAITVSHNGFIKRTAVSSYKSQKRGGKGVIGTGSHQEDFVEHLFTASTHDFILFFMDNGRVYVEKVYDIPEGTRISKGRSLANVLQLQKDEQIASMICIKEFNSDLHLILCTRNGIVKKTNLKDYSNYRRGGIIGINIDKDDKLIAAKLTSGEDELVMITRNGMSIRFRENNLRTQGRVTRGVKGIRFKKENDYVVTIEVVDADSTLLIAGQNGQGKRTNYDAYRSQARGGSGIIAIKTSGVVGALSVHEQDEIMLLTKSGQAVRTRVNEIRVIGRTTQGVKLINLKGEDKLMGISKIIEIEEKDA from the coding sequence ATGTACACGGAAAACGAGATTCTGGAAACTTCGAGTATTAGTGACGTCATGCGTCATGCTTACATCGATTATTCGATGTCGGTAATCGTATCGCGGGCTCTTCCTGATGCCCGCGACGGCCTAAAACCTGTTCAACGGCGCATTCTCTACGCCATGCTGAGGGAAGGCCTCCTTCACAATCGCCCGTTCGACAAATGCGCCGCAGTCGTAGGGGAAGTAATGAAAAACTACCATCCTCACGGCGATAGCGCCATCTACGATACCCTTGTTCGTCTCGGCCAGAACTGGGTAATGCGCTATCCATTGATCGAGCCCCAAGGGAACTTCGGTTCCATCGATGGTGATCCTCCAGCTGCCTTCCGATACACCGAAAGCCGCCTATATTCTCTCGCTGAAGAAATGCTCGTGGACATCGACGAGGACACGACAGACTTCTTACCCAATTATAAGGAATCGACTACCGAACCGGGTGTTCTCCCGGCCGCCCTTCCGAATCTATTAATGAATGGATCGACAGGGATCGCAGTCGGAATGACAACCAACATTCCTCCACATAATCTAGGCGAGATTATCGATGCCGTTTGTGCAATTATGGACAACCCTTCAATCGGCATTGATGGTATTCTTGAGATTATGCCCGGACCCGATTTCCCCACCGGGGGCGCTATCATGGGAACGGAAGGGATTGAAAGCTACATGAAAACCGGTCGTGGAATCATCCGTGTGAAAGGATCGGCCCACACCGAGGAGATTAAAGGAAATAGACAGCAAATTGTCATTACCGAGATTCCGTATAACGTCAATCGATCCACGCTAGTTTCAAAGATCGCAGAATTAGTACAAGATAAGACATTTCAGTCGGTTAGTGACCTGAGAGACGAATCCGACATCAATACTCGTATTGTAATAGAGTTAAAGACTGGGGAAATTCCGCGCGTTACGATCAACAATCTTTTTAAGCACACTCAGCTTGAAAATACTTTTGGCGTAATCCTTCTTGCATTAGATCAGAGACGCCCTAAGGAAATGAACATCAAGGAGATGCTTGAATGCTATATCGAGCACCGCCGAGAAGTCATTCTTCGTCGCTCTAAATTCAGGAAGAGAAAAGCAGAAGATAGAGCCCATCTTCTGGAAGGATATAAAGTTGCTCTTAGCAATCTCGATGATTTTGTTCAGATCATTCGACAGAGTAGCAATCGAGACGAAGCCAAAACAGCTCTAAGGGCCAAATATCCTCTTTCAGAACGCCAGGCTAATGGTGTGCTTGATCTGCGTCTCTACCAACTGACAGGTCTTGAGCGCGACAAAATAGAGAATGAATACCTCAGCCTCATAAAGACCATAGCTGAACTCAATACCATATTGGAAAGCGAGCAAAAACTTGTCGAGGTGGTTAAGGGAGAGCTCTACGAAATGAAAGAGCAGCACAACAACCCTCGGCGTACAAACCTCCTCCCGTCTGAGGGACAGTTTCGCATGGAAGATCTGATTGCCAATGAGGGATGTGCTATAACCGTATCACACAATGGGTTTATTAAACGAACCGCGGTCAGTTCCTACAAATCCCAGAAAAGAGGAGGAAAAGGAGTTATAGGAACCGGTTCCCACCAAGAAGATTTTGTTGAGCATCTTTTTACAGCGAGCACTCACGATTTCATACTATTCTTCATGGACAATGGGCGTGTTTATGTCGAAAAAGTTTATGATATTCCAGAGGGAACCAGGATCTCTAAGGGCCGGTCACTCGCTAATGTACTTCAACTGCAAAAAGACGAACAGATCGCGAGTATGATTTGTATTAAGGAATTCAACTCAGATTTACACCTTATCCTCTGCACTCGAAATGGCATAGTGAAGAAAACCAACCTGAAGGACTATTCTAATTACCGCAGAGGGGGGATTATCGGAATCAATATCGATAAAGATGATAAACTGATTGCTGCAAAATTGACGAGCGGCGAGGATGAGCTCGTGATGATAACACGCAACGGTATGTCCATTCGATTCAGGGAAAATAACTTAAGAACCCAGGGTAGAGTTACTCGAGGAGTAAAAGGCATTCGATTCAAAAAAGAGAATGACTATGTCGTTACAATTGAAGTGGTAGATGCTGATTCGACTCTGCTCATTGCCGGTCAAAACGGTCAAGGGAAACGCACAAACTATGACGCGTACCGTTCGCAAGCGCGAGGGGGTAGCGGAATTATAGCAATTAAAACATCGGGCGTCGTCGGTGCCCTTAGCGTCCATGAACAAGATGAAATTATGCTTCTGACTAAATCCGGCCAAGCAGTCCGCACCCGTGTAAACGAAATTCGTGTCATCGGACGCACAACTCAAGGGGTTAAACTTATCAATCTTAAAGGAGAAGATAAACTCATGGGGATCTCAAAGATAATCGAGATCGAGGAGAAGGATGCGTAG
- the gyrB_1 gene encoding Type 2 topoisomerase subunit B has translation MSDPVSPSEPDKKETSSESGYDASTIEKLEGLEGVRKRPDMYIGDTHERGLHHCVFEIVDNSVDEALAGFCTLIKVTVHIDGSCSIEDNGRGIPVDIHPKHKMPALELVLTNLHAGGKFSKSAYQVSGGLHGVGAKCVNAVSERFVAEVSREGKVYHMSFAGGKTTQKLTVIGTAKKTGTKISFLPDPTIFLIQRDFQYEILAKRLRELAFLNPGVTIELVDDRSNQNEVFRFEDGISEYVAFLNKTKQVIHQDPISFTGSSSSEDGKSDSKVIVDIALQYNDSFNDQVYAYANSIHNIEGGTHLSGFRTALTRVINSYAKANNLIKEKDPSLTGDDVREGLSAVISVKVPEPRFEGQTKTKLSNNEVDGIVQRIVGEHLKYHFETKPSEAKKIIDKSLNAARARDAARKARETVRKSALGGGGLPGKLADCSEKDPALCELFIVEGDSAGGSAKQGRDRRFQAILPLFGKPINVEKARLDKALSNRNIHLLTSALGTGIGDHEGDGSFNPEKSRYHKIILMADADVDGLHISTLYLTFFFRYMRGLIDKGFIYVAQPPLYKFKRRRREQYVENDAELNRILLELGSEDVELYRYRDNFQIPGSKVDKLVEALSRLELLGGGITRLGCKLSQFLDQQNRDLKLPAYLARIRTGNEESFSFLDDDDARARFYVENDINDVYEESFTRQIVNNGTTINQRISLHEIYEAPEMSKVLNEIREATGLEITQWSPTKEPRYKLQESRGSKEKEMTIELHSILELTPKIRALGRRGLTIQRYKGLGEMNSKQLFETTMDPEKRKLLQVKISDAAVAESTFSMLMGENVAPRRAFIEDNALNTSYLDV, from the coding sequence ATGTCAGATCCTGTAAGTCCCTCAGAACCCGACAAAAAGGAAACCTCGTCCGAATCTGGATATGATGCTTCTACAATTGAGAAACTAGAAGGATTAGAAGGTGTTAGAAAACGCCCTGACATGTATATTGGAGATACTCATGAACGGGGCCTTCATCACTGTGTATTCGAGATTGTAGACAATTCGGTTGATGAGGCTCTGGCAGGTTTCTGTACCTTGATTAAGGTTACTGTGCACATCGATGGCTCCTGTTCCATAGAAGACAATGGTCGCGGGATTCCCGTTGATATTCATCCAAAACACAAGATGCCTGCTCTCGAGTTAGTACTCACGAATCTCCATGCTGGTGGAAAGTTCTCCAAAAGTGCTTACCAGGTTTCCGGCGGACTGCATGGCGTGGGTGCAAAGTGCGTTAACGCAGTTTCGGAACGGTTTGTTGCGGAGGTGAGTCGCGAAGGCAAGGTGTACCATATGTCTTTCGCAGGAGGCAAAACCACCCAAAAACTGACTGTGATCGGAACAGCAAAAAAGACTGGCACTAAGATTTCCTTTCTACCTGATCCCACGATCTTTCTAATTCAACGTGATTTCCAATATGAGATTCTAGCGAAAAGGCTTCGGGAACTCGCCTTCTTAAATCCTGGCGTTACCATCGAATTAGTTGACGACCGTTCTAATCAGAATGAAGTCTTTCGATTCGAAGATGGTATCTCCGAATACGTAGCTTTTTTAAACAAGACAAAGCAAGTTATCCATCAAGACCCAATCTCCTTCACGGGTTCCTCGTCGTCCGAGGATGGGAAATCCGACTCCAAGGTTATCGTTGATATCGCACTGCAGTACAATGATAGTTTTAATGACCAAGTCTATGCCTATGCCAACAGCATCCATAACATCGAAGGAGGAACACACCTTTCCGGATTTAGGACTGCTCTTACCCGCGTAATCAATAGTTATGCAAAAGCCAATAATCTCATAAAAGAAAAGGATCCAAGTCTAACCGGAGATGACGTTAGAGAGGGCCTGAGTGCGGTAATTTCTGTCAAAGTTCCCGAGCCTCGATTCGAAGGGCAAACCAAAACCAAACTATCAAACAACGAAGTCGATGGAATTGTGCAGAGAATAGTTGGTGAGCATCTTAAATATCACTTTGAAACCAAACCATCCGAAGCTAAAAAAATAATAGATAAGAGTCTGAATGCAGCCCGGGCCCGCGATGCTGCCCGTAAAGCACGCGAGACGGTTCGGAAAAGTGCTCTAGGCGGCGGCGGATTGCCAGGTAAACTAGCTGATTGCTCGGAAAAAGATCCTGCCCTTTGTGAACTTTTTATTGTTGAGGGTGACTCAGCCGGAGGATCGGCTAAACAAGGAAGGGACAGACGTTTCCAGGCCATTCTCCCTCTCTTCGGCAAACCAATAAACGTAGAAAAAGCACGCTTAGATAAGGCTCTAAGTAACAGGAATATCCATCTCCTTACATCGGCCCTTGGGACTGGGATCGGGGACCACGAAGGTGACGGATCCTTTAATCCGGAAAAGTCGCGCTATCATAAGATAATTCTCATGGCCGATGCCGACGTCGACGGTTTACATATTAGCACTCTCTACCTTACTTTCTTTTTTCGATATATGCGCGGATTGATAGATAAAGGCTTCATCTATGTTGCCCAACCTCCACTTTACAAATTCAAGAGAAGACGAAGGGAGCAGTACGTTGAAAATGATGCAGAACTGAATCGCATCCTTCTCGAACTCGGCTCCGAAGACGTTGAATTGTACCGTTATCGGGATAACTTCCAGATTCCTGGATCAAAAGTTGATAAACTAGTCGAGGCTCTCTCCCGTCTCGAATTACTAGGAGGTGGGATCACACGTCTAGGGTGCAAACTAAGTCAGTTTCTGGATCAGCAAAATCGCGATCTAAAACTGCCTGCATATCTCGCCCGTATTCGTACTGGAAACGAGGAGTCGTTTTCTTTTCTCGACGATGATGATGCTAGGGCACGGTTCTACGTCGAAAATGACATAAACGATGTCTATGAGGAAAGTTTCACCCGCCAAATCGTCAATAACGGGACAACAATTAATCAACGAATTTCGTTACATGAAATCTATGAAGCACCTGAAATGTCCAAAGTCCTTAATGAAATTAGAGAAGCCACCGGCCTCGAAATAACACAATGGTCACCAACCAAGGAGCCACGTTACAAACTCCAAGAAAGCCGAGGATCTAAAGAAAAAGAGATGACTATCGAGCTACATTCGATCTTAGAACTCACTCCTAAAATCCGGGCACTTGGACGCCGCGGACTTACAATTCAGCGATATAAAGGTTTGGGGGAAATGAACTCTAAGCAGCTCTTTGAAACGACTATGGATCCTGAAAAACGAAAACTGCTCCAGGTGAAAATATCGGATGCTGCAGTCGCCGAGAGTACTTTTAGTATGTTAATGGGCGAGAATGTAGCCCCGCGCCGAGCATTTATTGAGGACAACGCCCTCAATACATCCTACCTCGACGTTTAG
- the ctaB gene encoding Protoheme IX farnesyltransferase produces the protein MTERPCRYQFEAETRTPVVSSSIVASKSTALEFWELTKPRLSLLAVITAIVGYLTALPNREPIVLVALIFGTSLAAGGVGALNQFMEREADSRMARTRGRPIPSGSLTPDTALFFGLILCGAGNIALWLCVNQLSALLAVLTQITYLLAYTPLKKRTPWCTHVGAIPGSIPPLIGWAAAEGTISTLGWILFSILLFWQIPHFMAIAWTYRDDYSRAGFPIASVTDPTGTVVSLQSLVTTILLVTCSLLPTALQFTSIFYSIIAIISGIWFLYYSICFLSRNNRDRAARRLFIVSIAYLPILLGALVVDRIFLI, from the coding sequence ATGACCGAACGTCCCTGTCGCTATCAATTCGAAGCTGAGACGAGGACACCAGTCGTCTCCAGTTCTATCGTCGCCTCGAAGAGTACGGCCCTAGAATTCTGGGAATTAACTAAGCCTCGCCTCAGTCTTCTTGCCGTGATTACGGCGATAGTCGGTTATCTCACCGCACTACCAAATCGTGAACCTATCGTCTTGGTGGCCCTTATATTTGGAACATCACTCGCCGCCGGTGGCGTTGGAGCACTTAATCAGTTTATGGAGCGAGAAGCTGACTCAAGGATGGCCCGTACTCGAGGGAGACCAATTCCTTCAGGATCTCTAACTCCCGATACAGCTCTCTTCTTTGGTCTTATTCTATGCGGAGCAGGAAACATTGCTCTTTGGTTATGTGTAAATCAACTGTCTGCCCTACTCGCGGTTCTCACCCAGATCACTTATCTTCTTGCCTATACTCCTCTTAAGAAGCGAACTCCGTGGTGCACCCATGTGGGGGCGATCCCAGGATCGATTCCGCCATTGATCGGATGGGCGGCGGCTGAAGGAACTATCTCCACTTTAGGTTGGATCTTGTTTTCTATTCTCCTTTTCTGGCAGATTCCACACTTTATGGCTATAGCATGGACCTATAGAGACGACTATTCAAGGGCAGGATTTCCCATCGCATCCGTAACAGACCCAACGGGAACTGTCGTCTCATTGCAGTCTCTCGTTACAACGATATTATTAGTCACTTGTAGCCTCCTACCCACAGCCCTCCAATTCACCTCCATCTTCTACTCCATAATAGCTATCATATCCGGAATATGGTTTCTCTATTACTCTATTTGTTTTCTCTCTCGCAACAACCGCGACCGCGCAGCCCGAAGACTCTTCATCGTGTCAATTGCCTACTTACCTATTCTTCTAGGAGCACTAGTTGTAGATCGGATTTTTCTCATATAA
- the ctaA gene encoding Heme A synthase has translation MQNRTEAYKPSLFWFSIFALVCSLFLLYAGGFTTSIEAGMAFLDWPLSDGSLNPEGWTQDRLKRAEHSHRLLGMQLGIFSITLFLWIWLKEARSWLRNLAGLTLLIIVIQGLLGGLRVKFDRLNIGSESNLVAQSFAILHASGAQIVLCLLITIAVASSKWWTENTKITDLKPLKGVSWIGIVACCAIFLQIVIGAVVRHGNAGLAISSFPLSSPDGALLPNTWNWAVAINFAHRIGALVTTATILLFAAQIWIFNRNLKPFLFLSLIPIALVASQFLFGALIVWTRINEHVATLHMLFGAFLLASCWMLTFVSFRL, from the coding sequence GTGCAAAACCGAACTGAAGCATATAAGCCGAGTCTCTTCTGGTTTTCAATATTTGCCTTGGTCTGTTCCCTTTTTCTACTTTATGCTGGGGGTTTTACTACCAGTATTGAAGCAGGGATGGCTTTCCTAGACTGGCCACTTTCTGATGGGTCTCTCAATCCAGAAGGATGGACCCAAGATCGATTAAAACGTGCCGAGCACAGCCACCGCCTGCTCGGAATGCAACTCGGAATTTTTTCCATTACCCTTTTTCTTTGGATTTGGCTTAAAGAAGCACGTTCGTGGCTTCGTAATTTAGCTGGTCTTACCTTGTTGATAATCGTAATCCAAGGATTGCTTGGCGGACTCAGGGTTAAGTTTGATCGTCTCAACATCGGGAGCGAATCGAATCTTGTCGCCCAATCTTTCGCAATCTTGCACGCCTCTGGAGCTCAGATTGTATTGTGTCTCCTAATCACAATTGCAGTGGCATCGTCAAAATGGTGGACCGAAAATACCAAAATTACTGATTTAAAACCACTAAAAGGAGTCAGTTGGATCGGAATCGTTGCGTGTTGTGCCATCTTCCTCCAAATAGTTATTGGTGCCGTCGTTCGGCATGGGAACGCAGGGCTTGCTATTTCCAGCTTCCCTTTATCCTCCCCTGATGGTGCGCTTCTTCCCAACACCTGGAATTGGGCTGTGGCCATAAATTTTGCACATCGTATAGGGGCCCTGGTAACCACCGCCACAATACTCCTATTTGCCGCTCAGATTTGGATCTTTAACCGTAACCTCAAACCCTTTCTGTTTCTTTCCCTGATTCCGATTGCTTTAGTAGCATCACAATTTCTTTTTGGCGCTCTCATTGTCTGGACCAGGATAAACGAACACGTTGCTACGCTCCACATGTTATTCGGTGCTTTTCTTCTTGCTAGTTGCTGGATGCTCACTTTTGTATCTTTTCGCTTATGA